Sequence from the Macaca fascicularis isolate 582-1 chromosome 16, T2T-MFA8v1.1 genome:
TAACTACATCAATGTAAAATTCCAGTGGGAGAACTGAAACTCTTAGTACAAATTTCAGAATCATATTGACCTCAAAGCCTTTCTGGCCTCATGCTGTCACACTGACCTTCAGATCTAAGAAGTCTCCGGAGCTTGCTTCAGAGGAGTTCCTTCTCTGCAGTCCAGATGACTCCAAGTCTTCCCTGCCACCGCTAGACTTGGcacctaaaaatcaaaatatacttTCTTCAGAAATACAATAGAAAAACTCTAAAGCAAAACACttcaggctgggtatggtggctcatgcctgtaaccccagcactttgggaggccaaggtgggcggatcacctgaggtcaggagttcaagaccagcctggccaacagggtgaaaccctgtctctactaaaaatataaaaattagctggatgtggtggtgcatgcttgtaatcctagctacttgggaggccgaggcaggagaatcatttgaactcgggaggtggaggttgcagtgagccaagttggcaccactgcactctgcacttcagcctgggcaacagaatgagactcttgtctcaaaaaaaaaaaaaaaaaacacacttcagCAATTGACGTTATGTGTTAGTCTCATATTATGAAATGAGGAAACAGTCTCAAGGAAGTTAAGCTGATCACTTAAACATTAACTCAGTCTGACTTCAGTCCTTACTCTGATACATCACATAGCCTCTCAGTATTTCCCATTTCTTTCCTCTCAGGCTAAGTCTAAACTGTTGTTTATTACCATTAAGCTAGATTTTGTTATTAGTTCAAAACCAGCTGtagttggtttttcttttgtttttgacacagggtttcactctgtcacctaggctggagggcaatggctcaatcacagctcactgcagcctccacctcccaagctcagcaatcctcccacctcagcttcctgagtatcagGGACTAAAGGCACACTGCCACtaccaccagctaatttttgttttgttttgttttttagacacgGGGCGGGGGCACATGTTGGTGCCCAGGCTGCATCTGTGGCTGTTGATGCTGGGCCCATCCCTTTGAACAGTGAGCACAGATAACAAGAGTACCTGCCGACTTGGCCCAAGAAGCTTGATTTTCTTCAGGTGTCCCAAATATATTAGAGGCCATTTTGTTCTTCCTCACAGGTTGTTCTGTTGGTTCATCAAAACCTAACGAAAAATTGGATCCACCACCTGGAGGCCGCAAAACCCTACAAATAATGGCAAAACATCAACTTCAGATCATACTGAAACATTTCTTGGCATAAATCTTTTCAGACAACTTTCATTTCACTTTCCTCACCCATTCATCTCCCTCACCCCCACAACAGATAGCTGCTAACAGGAAAAGGAATCACCTCCATCAGCGTCTACATTCAATGCTGGATGTTAAGATACTAAGTACTGCTTTATAATACTTGTAATAAGGTCATCGATCACACAAGGCAGCTCAAACAGTGTGGAACTCATCACAAATAACAGCCTGGTTGGTGTCCCCTTTTTGGAAATGGCAAAAGACCTAATGCACCTTACTCTACTGGGCTTGGCTGAATATATTTGCAAAGAAGTTTAGAAGCATTTCTtgttattattcatttaaaaatcgtttccaggcacagtggcacacacctgtaatcccagcactctaggaggccaaagcaggatcatcatttgagcctaggagttcaagaccagcctgggcaacatagcaagaccccgtctctataaaaaaaaattaaaaattagccaagcgtagcggcacatgcctgtgatcccagctacactggactctgagacagaaggatcgcttcagcccaggaggttaaggctgcagtgagctttgttCAAaccgctgaactccagcctgtgtgacagagcaagactgtctcaaaatgtaaaaagtaaataatatatatatatatttttttgagacagaatctcgctctgtcgcccaggctggaatgcagtggcacactctcagctcaatgcaagctccacctcccaggttcacgccattctcctgccttagcctcctgagtagctgggacgacaggtgcctgccaccacgcttggctaattttttgtgtttttagtagagacaggatttcactgtgttagtcaggatgctcttgatctcctgacttcatgatccgcccacctcggcctcccaaagtgctgggattacaggcgtgagccactgcgcccagccaaaaaaagtatatttttaaaaaatcacttcctTCTTACTTTCAACTAGATAAATAACTTGGGCACGGTCAGtagcaggcccctgtagtcccagtcattCTGGAAGCTGaatcaggaggattgcttgagcccaggagttcaaggccagcctaggcaacatagtaagatccccaTCTCTAATCATTTATGCACTtacacgcacatgcacacgtacatgCGCATGCACACGtacatgcgcgcgcacacacacacacaagttggCTTGACCAATTTAGAAGCCCAAGAAGAGCTGATGATAGTCTCTTCTATCTCAACCTCACTAAAAAGCCATTTACATACTTGTACCTCACTATTCTCACAATAAACTTAAGTAACTACCCATGAGGACAAAGTCAGTATGAGAAATTAAGTAGAAGATTCCATGGCATGGTCTATGTCAGTATTCCTTTGAACATCATCTATAGCTCTCTGTTCCAACatggtaatatattttttaacatttccaaATCTTCCTGCCATAGGTTGACCAATTTGTCTCCTCCTCGGAAAAACTCAATTTAACTCCTCATGCCacctttcaaaacaaaaaatgcaggTGGTTTtatggaaatacttttttttctttctttttttttctttcttttttttttttttttttttttttttttttttttttgagacggagtctcgctctgtagcccaggctggagtgcagtggccggatctcagctcactgcaagctccgcctcccgggttcacgccattctccggcctcagcctccagagtagctgggactacaggcgcccgccacctcgcccggctagttttttgtatttctttagtagagacggggtttcaccgtgttcgccaggatggtctcgatctcctgaccttgtgatccgcccgtctcggcctcccacagtgctgggattacaggcttgagccaccgcgcccggccttttttttttttttgagatggagtctccctctgccgcccaggctggagtgcggtggccggatctcagctcactgcaagctccgcctcccgggttcacgccattctcctgcctcagcctcccgagcagctggaactacatacaggcgcccgccacctcgcccggctagtttttttttttttgtatttttagtagagacggggtttcaccatgttagccaggatggtctcgatctcctgacctagtgatccgcctgtctcggcctcccaaagtgctgggattacaggcttgagccaccgcgcccggcctcttttttttttttaaggcacaatctcactcttgtcgcccaggcttgagtgcagtggtgcaatctctcggctcactgcaacctccgcctcccgggttcaagcgattttcctacctcagcccccttagtagctgggattacaggcacccgccgccaccacaaacagctaacttttgtactttcagtagagatggggtttcatcttgttggtcaggctggtctccaactcctgacctcaggtgattcgcccacctggcctcccaaagtgctgggattacaggcgtaagccactgcacctggcctaatttttttttttttttttttttttttttttgagacggagtctcgctctgtcgcccaggctggagtgcagtggccggatctcagctcactgaaagctccgcctcccgggtttacaccattctcctgcctcagcctcccgagtagctgggactacaggcgcccgccccctcgcccggctagttttttgtatttttttttcagtagagactgggtttcaccgtgttagccaggatagtctcggcctcccaaagtgctgggattacaggcttgagccaccgcgcccggcctaatttttgcatttttagtaaagacagggtttcaccacgttggtcaagctggtcttgaactcctgagctcaggtgatccgcctgcgtcggcctcccaaagtgctgggattataggcatgagctaccgagcccggccaacttttttttttttttttttttactttttctttttttgttgttttcctacTGCCTGTGTAATTACAGAATATGGAAGGACTTTCTAACTACTGATTCAATTCCTTTACTGGTGATACGAGTGGGTCTGGTTTTGTTTCTTCAAAAGGCAGTTTgaataagaaacatttttctttcttttttttttttttgagacggagttttgctctttttgcccaggctggagtgcaatggcgcgatctcagctcaccgcaacctccgccttccgggttcaagcgattctcctgcctcagcctctcgagtagctgggattacaggcatgcgccactatgtctggctaatttttttgtatttttagtagagacgggctttctccatgttggtcaggctggtcttgaactcccgacctcaggtgatccacctgcctcagcctcccaaagtgctgggattacaggcgtgagccaccgggcctggccattctttctttctttttctttttttgagacggagtcccactctgttgcccaggctagagtgcagtggcatgatctcagctcactgcaagctccgcctcccaggttcacacctttctcctgcctcagtctccagagtagctggggctacaggcgcctgccaccgaggccagctaattttttgtatttttggtagagatggggtttcactgtgttagccaggatggtctcgatctcctgaccttgtgatctgcccgcctcccaacatagtaagatccaaactgctgggattacaggtgtgagccagcacgcccggccaagaaacaTTTTTCTAAGAATATATAGCACttctagctgggtgtggtggctcgaacctgtaatcccagctactcaggaggctgaggtaggagaatcgcttgaacccaggaggcggaggctacagtgagctaagatcgtgccactgcactccggcctgggcaaaagagcaagactccatctctaataatattaataataaaattaaggccaggagcggtggctcatgcctgttttcccagcactttgagaggctaaggcaggcggatcacgaggtcaagagattgagaccatcctggccaatgtcgtgaaactctgtctctactaaaaaagtacaaaaattagctgggcatggtggcatgtgcctgtagtcccagctattcgggaggctgaagcagaagaattgcttgaacccgtgaggcagaggttgcagtgagccggatatcgtgccactgcactccagcctggcaatagagtgagactatgtctcaaaaaaaaaaattaattttaaaaaataaggctgggcgcggtggctcacgcctgtaatcccagaactttgggaggccaaggcgggcggatcacccgaggtcgggagtttgagaccagcgtggccaacatggagaaaccctgtctctactaaaaattagccaggtgtggtggtgcatgcctgtaatctcacctagtcgggaggctgaggcaggagaatcgcttgaactcggaaggcggaggtgagcagagattgcgccattgcactcaagcctgggcaagaagagcaaaactccgtctccaaaacaaaaaaaaaaaaatcaagaaaaagacaCTAGTACCCAAACACCAGCGTAAGAGCAAGTCAAAACTCTAATCAGTCCAACTTTCTAAAGGTCTCTGTTCCTCCTGCAATAGCAGGTAGTCACCAACTCGGATGACGTCAGTGTTGTAGAGACCATTTGTAATAGTGAGACATCCCCAAACAAAGGATGTAGATCATAAGGCAGAAAGTATCTCAATGTTTTAGGATCCTACTATTCTTTCAGAATCATACATGACAACTAAATCAGGATTATATATTTAAGACTGAACAAAAATGTGTCCATGTACTGTAGAtaacgattttttaaaaattactccttttctttcttctctctttaaaTCCCGAAGTTTCCGTATATCTTTGCAGATCATTCCTTACCAGACTAAATTTATAACGAGTTTATGGGGCCAGGAGAACATTATTGGACAAAATTAAGTTTATGAGAATTAGGTGAGATTATAGAAAAAGGGAAGGTAGAGAGACAATAAAATGACAATGCGACTACAGTCCCTAGAGCACAATACTGGAGGGAAATTGATGGCAAAAGGTGAATTAAACATTCATTCCACAGGATCAAAACTCATTTGTCTCACATTTCAAATGTACATATGAAAAAACTAAGTGTGAGGATTCATTTGACCTGATTACTGAAATTCTTTGCAAAACACTAATATGAACTCAACCCCAAAGAATAAAACCCCAGATTACACATTATCATTCTGACGACTGAAGTCTAACCGGCAGAAAGTTGGCCTCacaacacaaaatgaaaaaccaaGGCTCAATCTGTTCCTGTCCGCTGAAAAAATTATCTCAttgggaagaaaacagaaagggagCAACCAGTTTCCTGTGCTACTCAAGTTCCCTATCCCAGTAAtcaccaatttattttttttaattttacccaATCTTTTTGACCTTGTAAACCTGAAAGAAATTAGTTGTAAAGGAATGTCATTTCCCATGCTTTCCTCCTAAGGCTCAATTGCTGAGTGAGGCGTGCTTTTTGTTCCCAAGTTCTCTAACCCCTGTGAGATATTGCTATTTCACGTGTCTTCTTAGCCCCACAAAATGGCTCCCTTTGTGCCACTTGGCCAAGACCCCGAGGCTAGCCACACATGAATGCAGGTCATAATCGATGTAAAATACATGctcaaaaaagtgaaatttaagcTTCCTCCAAGCCTTGAGGAGGATCCCAGACATAACTGTAACCCACCTTAAAGAACAGTGTGCAATTAGCTGAGACAATGTGGACACCTTCTACAGAATCCAAACCCTTCCACCAAGTTAAGCAAGGACTTGAAAAGGGTTCCTGTCCAAACACTGTACCCAGTGCCTCAAGCCCAAAAAGCAGTGGGATGAAGGGCAAGAAAAATCCCCCGCTTCCCAGGTAGAGCTACCACGTTAGAGACAATGGATGTCTCCGGCCCCGCCCAAGAACAAGAAACCTCCTCCTGCAAGGGAACCAGGGCCAGGGATGAACTCATTGGGCAAACGTCAAAGGAGGAAGCGAAGGTAGGATGCAAAGACCATCGTCCGAAGGTTTAAGCGCACAAAACCCACTCGGGTTGGCTCATTCCCCCTCCCTCTTAGAAATGAGCgcagggagggggagaaggggtCTTTCCTTTGTTAGGAAAGGGGAGACACTTGGAAGAGGGGAGGCACTTCGAGGAGGGGAAGAACGGTTGGGTCCTGAATGCGGGGTGAAGGGTCGTGATGACCAGCCCCGCCCGACCACAAATGCACCTGCCAGGTAGGTCCGAATAAGGAGTGGGGCACGGCGAGGGTAAGGAGCCCCCCGGACCTAATCGATCCGGTCTCCGGATCCGATGGCTGCGCGCGAGAGCAAGACCAACCGCATGCCACGGGCCAAAGGCAGGAGCGCGTGGCCCAGCAATGGGACAATAGGGCCTGACCATGCATGGGGCCCTAAAGGCTCCCCGGGCACCTGGGGGGCCAAGCCCACCACCCTGGGGATGGACCAGCCCGGATGCCCACAGAAGAAAGGGAAGCCCTCCCCACAGGTTCCGATTAACGAAAACCGGCCGTGCTCCGAGGGGCGACCAGCTCcggcctccccagcccctggctccgTGGGAGGAATGAATGGAAAGCAGCAGGGACCCGGGTGGGGCCGGCGCGCAGGACTCGCCAGGCGGCACAAAGGCGGCGCCGACGGCAGAACCCCGCCACCCGCCCCGGAGCGAGCACAGCGCACCGGGCTTGTTACCCGCAACGACCGGCGCGAGGCCCCGCCGGCAGCGGCCCTCCCGGCCCCTCAGCCCCGTGCGGCTCGGGCGCGACCCGGTTGCCTCACCGGGAGCTATTCCTGCTGTTAGGGTCGACTCCCTTGAAGGTGGTCGTCGTGGTCATGGCGCCGAGGAGCGAGGTAGGCTGGCGCGGGAGGAGAATGCTCAAAGGGTCGGACCCCGGGTGCGCAAGGTAACTCCACACTCGAGAGCCGGCCACCGCCGcaggagccgccgccgccgcctgtcCGGGCGATCGACGCCTTTATAGACATCTCAAAGCCCTCCCCCTAGTCCTCCGGCATTGGCCGATTCAAATGAACCCTTTCGTTCCTATTGGCTCTCTGGAGTGCCAAGCACCATGCGGCATTACGATGGGCTGTGGCGGCCACGGCTCAGCCTAAGCCCGCCCCCTTCCTGGACTGGGAAGGCCTTGGGAcgctctcccctcccccaccccaaaatCTCGGCGATGATTGGACAGAAGGCGAATCTAACTCGCGCTGGGTACAAGTCGTGCTGGCTGTCACTTTAAAACGTTACCTGACAGAGGGTGAAGCTCTTTCTTGGGGAGTTACAACCTTGGCAAGCAGAAGGGAGATTTGTCACTGTTACTATTCTCTCATTTGCTTTACTGATGGTGGAATAGTAAGGGCATCCTCCTTAAAGGATGAAAAGTACTGCAACAAgttgacatttatttattgaatacctactgtgtgTCCCATTTAGAAACCTAATAGTCTCAAAGCAGCAGCACTATGAGTCAGCAACAGAGAGCACGCCAAGATGATCCCTTTTAAAAGGACTGgaaattctttacattttaatgttaCTGTTTAGTTGTAATGGGTGGTGCATGTACTGGGTGAAAATTACAGTCGCTCCTATTTGGGGGCCTATTCTAAGGCTGGTTAATGCCTGGCACCAGGAATGGCCTCATTCCCTGCTACCAAGACTATGGGAGCAGCTCAGGCCTCTGCAGCTGTTTATAACCCTTAAGTCATGACTCTTCCACCTGTCTGGGTAAATCTATCCACGCAACAAATGCAGACACACTTGGAGGACTCAGGAATGATGGTTTACAAGATCATAATAGGAAAGCCTTGGGCAAAAGAGGGCAGGCAGTTGATAGATAAGCCCTTCTCATGTCTTGCATATTTCCTCAAGGCAGATGTCTTTGCtcaatatttccaaaataattgaaCCACATTCCTCTTTGCAAAGCCACCTTCCAGGTAGTTGGAAGTTTGTATTCTGGGCAGTCTAGGTTAACCACCCTCCGCCTGGGCTTTCATGAAAAGCCAGTGAGAAGTTCTCTTCTAGAAAGCATGGATCATGCATTTATGTGCTTACCACAACAGTGTGAAGCACACCAATTTTTTGCGTTAGAaagttcccttttttctttctttttttgaagtggagtttcgctcttgtcacccagactagagtgcaatggcgctcaatggaacctctatctcccaggttcaagcaattctcctgcctcagccttcctagtagctggaactacaggcacacaccaccacccctaatttttgtatttttagtagagatggcatttc
This genomic interval carries:
- the JPT1 gene encoding jupiter microtubule associated homolog 1 isoform X3 encodes the protein MTTTTTFKGVDPNSRNSSRVLRPPGGGSNFSLGFDEPTEQPVRKNKMASNIFGTPEENQASWAKSAGAKSSGGREDLESSGLQRRNSSEASSGDFLDLKKMWTQSCQAAWGRVKRSRCLLRLCPARWPRPQCHPEEIPLAASPASCWVSSDCPERCRFVCFLHACELHNLSLTVHLLDLFH
- the JPT1 gene encoding jupiter microtubule associated homolog 1 isoform X1, which translates into the protein MTTTTTFKGVDPNSRNSSRVLRPPGGGSNFSLGFDEPTEQPVRKNKMASNIFGTPEENQASWAKSAGAKSSGGREDLESSGLQRRNSSEASSGDFLDLKGEGDIHENVDTELPGSLGQSEEKPVPAAPVPSPVAPAPVPSRRNPPGGKSSLVLG
- the JPT1 gene encoding jupiter microtubule associated homolog 1 isoform X2, which produces MTTTTTFKGVDPNSRNSSRVLRPPGGGSNFSLGFDEPTEQPVRKNKMASNIFGTPEENQASWAKSAGAKSSGGREDLESSGLQRRNSSEASSGDFLDLKGEGDIHATQKTPVTKCWGFLPTHQSVDTSWESSNPVSTPSTRR